A region from the Citrobacter telavivensis genome encodes:
- a CDS encoding mannonate dehydratase — protein MKILFRWHGPEDPISLDYIRQIPGMYGIVSSLYKLPLGQRWSDEKIQEIKQAAAARQLHFEVVDSFRIHEDIKLGKPTRDRLIDEYCKNLQVLARNGIKVICYNFMPVFDWTRTNMAYPLPDGSNTLSYDQATIDAVDPRQGIDLPGWGAKYPPEQLQQLLAEYQHCDEEQLWRNLEYFLHKVIPVAKALGLKLALHADDPPRPLFGLPRILKNVDDHRRLLEIIDDPANGLTLCTGSLGSDLRNDVPAMVAEFTQRERVHFVHFRNVQVSENGDFYESAHPSACGSLDMAAIMAALHDARYSGYIRPDHGRMIWGETGVPGYGLFDRALGITYMQGLWEGLDKARTDHPNH, from the coding sequence ATGAAAATCTTATTTCGCTGGCATGGGCCAGAAGACCCTATCTCACTGGACTACATTCGACAGATACCTGGAATGTATGGCATCGTTTCTTCGCTCTACAAATTACCGTTGGGTCAGCGTTGGTCCGATGAAAAAATACAGGAAATTAAGCAAGCCGCAGCGGCCAGACAGCTGCATTTTGAGGTCGTGGACAGCTTCCGTATTCATGAAGATATAAAACTGGGCAAACCCACCCGCGATCGCCTGATTGATGAATATTGTAAGAACCTGCAGGTTCTGGCCAGAAACGGCATCAAAGTGATTTGCTATAACTTTATGCCGGTCTTTGACTGGACGCGCACGAATATGGCTTATCCCCTGCCCGATGGTTCCAATACCTTATCCTACGATCAGGCCACCATTGATGCCGTTGATCCCCGCCAAGGTATCGATCTGCCCGGCTGGGGAGCGAAATATCCCCCCGAGCAGTTGCAGCAATTACTCGCCGAATACCAACATTGCGATGAAGAGCAGTTGTGGCGAAACCTTGAGTATTTCCTGCATAAAGTGATCCCGGTGGCGAAAGCGCTCGGGCTTAAGCTGGCGCTGCATGCAGACGATCCGCCGCGCCCTCTGTTTGGTCTGCCGCGCATTCTGAAAAATGTCGACGATCACCGCCGCCTGCTGGAGATCATTGATGACCCCGCCAACGGCTTAACGCTGTGTACCGGATCCTTAGGCAGCGATCTGCGTAACGATGTCCCGGCAATGGTCGCAGAATTTACCCAACGTGAACGGGTGCATTTCGTGCACTTCCGTAATGTTCAGGTCAGCGAAAACGGCGATTTCTATGAATCTGCCCATCCCAGCGCCTGCGGCTCGCTGGATATGGCCGCCATTATGGCCGCCCTGCACGACGCACGTTACAGCGGCTATATCCGCCCCGATCATGGGCGCATGATTTGGGGGGAAACAGGTGTTCCTGGCTATGGCCTTTTCGACCGCGCACTGGGAATTACCTACATGCAGGGATTGTGGGAAGGGCTGGATAAAGCGCGAACCGACCATCCGAATCATTGA
- a CDS encoding LysE family translocator has translation MEALSVLFPPAFPALALAHFVALLSPGPDFFLLVGYAVRYRLRGSAGLCLGIAAGNGIYILLAIAGWGILRQHPLLFTLIALLGALYLLWIGSLLLRSRPQALTGADAQSTCPGLGKQVLLGLGSSLLNPKNALFYLALMTALLGPSVTLLQQAVSGVWMTSVVLGWDLLIVMGIGLPFVQRRLSHGIVWIERIAGAVLIAFGCGIVWRFLFP, from the coding sequence ATGGAAGCGTTGTCTGTACTCTTTCCCCCAGCATTTCCCGCACTGGCGCTGGCGCACTTTGTGGCGCTGCTCAGCCCCGGACCAGATTTCTTTTTACTGGTGGGCTACGCCGTTCGCTACCGACTGCGCGGCAGCGCCGGGCTGTGTCTGGGGATCGCCGCCGGTAATGGGATCTATATCCTGCTGGCGATTGCCGGCTGGGGAATTCTCCGTCAGCATCCTTTGCTCTTCACGCTGATCGCGCTGCTGGGCGCACTCTATTTACTGTGGATCGGTAGTCTGCTGTTACGCAGTCGTCCGCAAGCGCTGACGGGCGCAGATGCCCAGTCCACGTGTCCAGGCCTGGGCAAACAGGTGCTGCTGGGGCTGGGTTCATCGCTGCTCAATCCGAAAAACGCCCTGTTCTATCTGGCGCTGATGACCGCCCTGCTTGGCCCGTCAGTGACGCTGTTGCAGCAGGCCGTCAGCGGCGTCTGGATGACCAGCGTCGTGCTAGGCTGGGATCTGTTGATTGTGATGGGAATTGGCCTGCCGTTTGTCCAGCGACGGCTCAGTCATGGGATCGTGTGGATCGAACGCATTGCCGGGGCCGTGTTGATCGCCTTCGGCTGCGGGATCGTCTGGCGTTTTCTCTTCCCGTAG
- a CDS encoding FAD-dependent oxidoreductase: MQIWHEAANELPVAYDVEVLVVGGGPTGVAAATAAARAGEKTLLIERYGFCGGMATAGMSGAICGLFTSGKGPHEQLVHGFAGEFYQHLKHRGAVSDPFPFGETCLVVHEPHTWKEIADDLLADSGAKVLFHTLATDVVMEGNQLRGVIIENKNGRQLITARRFIDATGDGDLCVKAGVPYTCGRNGMVQYPTMVFRMGNVDIARGIGHPVAQLETWVEAAQAKGYHLPRKHIYLLPSPRPGEVMCNVTSILRDDGRPIDATCAEDLTFAEQQGRKQVREYERFLRAWVPGFENAQLNDVAAQIGIRQSRTIDGQRCLSNDDVFQAKKSQRAVASSAWCIEAHGQDGIFMFYLDNDWYDIPYDTLLPEDVPNLITAGRTLCAEHEALASARVTAQCFLTGYAAGTAAYLSHRDCCAFDEIDVAELRSIIEYQTY, from the coding sequence ATGCAAATCTGGCACGAAGCCGCCAATGAACTCCCCGTCGCATACGACGTTGAAGTTCTGGTTGTGGGTGGTGGTCCAACCGGTGTTGCTGCAGCCACCGCTGCTGCGCGCGCCGGGGAAAAGACACTGCTGATCGAACGCTATGGTTTTTGCGGTGGTATGGCGACCGCAGGCATGTCAGGGGCAATTTGCGGGCTATTTACCTCGGGTAAAGGTCCTCATGAGCAGTTAGTGCACGGTTTTGCCGGTGAGTTTTACCAGCATCTGAAACATCGCGGCGCCGTCAGCGATCCCTTCCCGTTTGGCGAGACCTGTCTGGTGGTTCATGAACCACATACCTGGAAAGAGATTGCCGACGATCTGCTGGCTGACAGCGGCGCTAAGGTGTTGTTTCACACCCTTGCCACCGACGTGGTGATGGAAGGCAATCAGCTACGCGGAGTGATTATTGAGAATAAAAACGGCCGGCAGTTGATTACCGCGCGCCGTTTTATCGATGCCACCGGCGATGGCGACCTGTGCGTAAAAGCCGGGGTGCCTTATACCTGCGGACGTAATGGGATGGTGCAGTACCCCACAATGGTATTCCGCATGGGTAATGTCGATATCGCACGTGGCATCGGCCATCCGGTGGCTCAACTGGAAACGTGGGTGGAAGCCGCGCAGGCCAAGGGGTATCACCTGCCGCGCAAGCATATTTATCTGCTGCCCTCCCCACGTCCCGGTGAAGTGATGTGTAACGTCACCAGCATTTTACGCGACGACGGCAGACCGATTGACGCGACCTGCGCGGAAGATCTGACCTTTGCCGAGCAGCAAGGACGCAAGCAGGTACGTGAATATGAGCGTTTTCTGCGCGCATGGGTTCCGGGGTTCGAAAATGCCCAGCTCAACGATGTCGCGGCGCAAATCGGCATCCGCCAGAGCCGGACAATCGACGGTCAACGTTGCCTGTCTAATGACGATGTCTTTCAGGCGAAAAAAAGTCAGAGAGCCGTTGCCAGCAGCGCATGGTGCATTGAAGCACACGGGCAGGACGGCATCTTCATGTTCTATCTCGACAACGACTGGTATGACATTCCCTATGACACATTGCTGCCAGAGGACGTTCCTAACCTTATCACTGCGGGCAGGACGCTCTGTGCAGAACATGAAGCACTGGCTTCGGCAAGAGTGACCGCCCAGTGTTTTTTAACCGGATATGCCGCAGGCACAGCGGCATATCTGAGTCATCGGGATTGTTGCGCTTTCGATGAAATCGATGTTGCGGAATTACGCAGCATTATTGAATACCAAACTTATTAA
- a CDS encoding MFS transporter, translating into MSTKNNKTHARYYILFMITLVLTLATGDRATLSVAGPEMQKELGISAVEIGYLFSAFSWAYVISMTPAGWVADKIGSKRAMFLGILLWSVMTVLMGLVSYITFVVPALLILRFLLGVCESPVGPSAGRIIAAWFPSQERGVAGAIFNSAQYASLAIFTPLMAWLCHAFGWDHVFIVMGVIGIVIAFCWSKFFHVPTKHPGINSEEMEYLKEGGALVELDTVTSVKDERKRAGLQEIAQLFKSRMLIGIFIGQYCISAITWFFMTWFPIYLVKERGMSILQAGFMASVPAICGLVGGILSGFFSDWLLRKTNNLSLARKVPITIGLTMSASMILCNYVGSEAMVMFLMSAAFFGKGFGSLGWAVVADTAPKEIIGTTGGLFNSLGNIAGIITPVVIGYILQETNSFANALVFVGTHGIIAVCSYWFIVGKIERLKIAPRENTTAIQENNA; encoded by the coding sequence ATGAGCACTAAAAATAATAAAACGCATGCCCGCTATTACATCCTGTTTATGATAACCCTGGTGTTAACGCTGGCCACTGGCGATCGCGCCACGCTATCCGTTGCGGGGCCAGAGATGCAAAAAGAGTTGGGTATTTCCGCCGTGGAAATAGGCTATCTCTTTTCCGCGTTCAGTTGGGCGTACGTCATCAGTATGACGCCAGCCGGTTGGGTGGCCGATAAGATTGGCTCAAAACGCGCCATGTTCCTGGGTATTTTGCTGTGGTCGGTTATGACCGTCCTGATGGGACTGGTCAGCTATATCACGTTTGTTGTCCCTGCCCTGCTAATCCTGCGTTTCCTGCTGGGTGTATGCGAGTCCCCGGTGGGTCCTTCTGCCGGACGTATCATCGCCGCCTGGTTTCCTTCTCAGGAACGCGGCGTGGCCGGTGCCATCTTTAACAGCGCGCAATACGCATCCCTCGCCATTTTCACGCCGCTGATGGCCTGGTTATGCCATGCCTTCGGCTGGGATCACGTGTTTATCGTGATGGGGGTCATTGGCATCGTGATTGCCTTCTGCTGGTCAAAGTTCTTCCACGTCCCCACTAAGCATCCCGGGATCAACAGTGAAGAAATGGAATATCTGAAAGAAGGTGGCGCGCTGGTTGAACTGGATACCGTTACCAGCGTGAAAGATGAACGTAAACGTGCCGGATTGCAGGAGATCGCGCAACTGTTTAAAAGCAGGATGCTGATCGGCATTTTCATTGGTCAGTACTGTATTTCCGCGATCACCTGGTTCTTTATGACCTGGTTTCCGATTTATCTGGTGAAAGAGCGCGGCATGTCGATCTTACAGGCCGGATTTATGGCCTCGGTGCCCGCGATTTGCGGTCTGGTGGGCGGCATACTGAGCGGTTTTTTCTCAGACTGGCTGTTGCGTAAAACCAACAATCTGAGCCTGGCACGTAAAGTGCCCATCACCATCGGTCTGACCATGAGCGCCAGCATGATTCTTTGTAACTATGTCGGTTCAGAAGCGATGGTCATGTTCCTGATGAGCGCCGCATTCTTCGGCAAAGGTTTCGGTTCACTGGGCTGGGCGGTCGTTGCAGATACCGCACCGAAAGAGATCATCGGTACCACCGGCGGCCTGTTCAATTCCCTGGGCAACATTGCGGGCATCATTACCCCGGTTGTCATTGGCTACATCCTGCAAGAAACCAATTCGTTCGCCAATGCGCTGGTTTTTGTCGGCACCCACGGCATCATCGCCGTCTGCAGTTACTGGTTTATTGTCGGCAAAATTGAACGTCTGAAAATAGCTCCCCGTGAAAATACTACCGCCATACAGGAGAACAACGCATGA
- a CDS encoding altronate dehydratase: MTKSPVIRLDDKDNVVVARIAIAAGTAIVDEKIVTLQDVPLGHKVATRLIKKDEPILKYNTVIGFAPEDLPAGTWLHSHNIVFEDFQRDYAFSRDYHPVKTVPPEQRRTFNGYIREDGRVGTRNILGVFVVGNCGATVARKIAAHFTPERLQAWPNVDNVIPYVHELGCGMEMTGEPMDLLRRTLAGYINNPNTAGALVVALGCERNNIHGFFEQMGLEENPMLRKLVIQDTGGTRKTIDEGIAIVESMLPHANTVKRQPVSVEHLTVGLQCGGSDGFSGLSANPALGVAMDLLVEQGGTAILSETTEIFGVEHTLTARAVTPEVGQKLVDCINWWLEYNKGRDCQINGRVSPGNNAGGLANVLEKSLGGAKKGGNSPLMEVYRYAYPVTQKGLVFMDTPGYDPVSATGQVAGGANMIAFTTGRGSCFGSMPAPTVKLASNTPMYQRMEEDMDLNCGVVIDGDATLRQMGEAIFEKIIAVASGEQSKSEALGLGENEFVPWPIGVLA, from the coding sequence ATGACTAAATCACCCGTCATTCGCCTTGACGATAAAGACAATGTCGTCGTCGCCCGTATCGCCATCGCTGCCGGTACCGCTATCGTCGATGAAAAGATTGTCACGCTACAGGATGTGCCGCTGGGCCATAAAGTGGCCACCAGACTGATTAAAAAGGATGAACCTATCCTCAAATACAATACGGTCATTGGTTTTGCCCCGGAAGATCTGCCAGCTGGCACCTGGTTGCATAGCCACAATATTGTATTTGAAGATTTCCAACGTGATTACGCCTTCAGCCGCGATTATCACCCTGTGAAAACCGTGCCGCCGGAGCAGCGACGCACTTTCAACGGCTATATCCGTGAAGATGGTCGGGTAGGAACCCGCAATATTCTCGGCGTGTTTGTCGTCGGAAACTGTGGCGCAACGGTGGCGCGAAAAATTGCTGCGCACTTTACACCCGAGCGTCTGCAGGCATGGCCGAACGTGGACAACGTTATCCCCTACGTCCACGAACTCGGCTGCGGTATGGAAATGACCGGCGAACCGATGGATCTGCTGCGCCGTACGCTGGCTGGGTACATCAACAACCCGAATACCGCCGGTGCGCTGGTCGTCGCGTTAGGCTGCGAGCGTAATAATATTCACGGATTTTTTGAGCAGATGGGACTCGAAGAAAACCCGATGCTGCGCAAACTGGTAATTCAGGATACGGGCGGTACGCGAAAAACCATTGACGAAGGTATCGCCATTGTCGAGTCCATGTTACCCCATGCGAATACGGTAAAACGTCAACCTGTCTCCGTAGAGCACCTGACTGTAGGGCTTCAGTGCGGGGGTTCCGACGGATTCTCCGGTCTCTCGGCGAACCCAGCATTGGGCGTCGCGATGGACCTGCTGGTGGAACAAGGTGGAACCGCGATCCTCTCCGAAACTACCGAAATCTTCGGCGTTGAGCACACCCTCACGGCACGCGCAGTGACGCCGGAAGTCGGGCAAAAGCTCGTCGATTGCATCAACTGGTGGCTGGAGTACAACAAAGGGCGCGATTGCCAGATTAATGGTCGGGTGAGTCCGGGCAACAATGCCGGTGGACTGGCAAACGTGCTGGAAAAATCGCTGGGTGGGGCGAAAAAAGGCGGAAACTCTCCGCTGATGGAAGTCTACCGCTATGCATATCCCGTCACGCAAAAAGGGCTGGTATTTATGGATACCCCCGGTTATGACCCGGTTTCCGCCACGGGCCAGGTCGCAGGCGGCGCCAATATGATTGCATTTACCACCGGGCGTGGCTCTTGCTTCGGCTCAATGCCGGCACCCACCGTGAAGCTCGCCAGCAACACGCCGATGTATCAGCGCATGGAAGAGGATATGGATCTCAACTGCGGCGTCGTCATTGACGGAGACGCCACTCTGCGTCAGATGGGAGAAGCGATTTTTGAGAAGATTATCGCGGTGGCTTCCGGAGAACAGAGTAAAAGCGAAGCGCTGGGATTAGGGGAAAACGAGTTTGTTCCCTGGCCGATTGGCGTGTTGGCTTAA
- a CDS encoding 2-dehydro-3-deoxyglucarate aldolase: protein MRFPDFKQRLHEGPLHGCFVTFPSAAMTEFTAAMGFDFVLIDNEHGNMNPETVEDMVRASHSQQVPCLVRVPYNRAEYTRKALDFGADGVQVPLVNTAEDARLASRPTLFPPQGDRGVAFLPRSANYGMCADKARYLTEANAARVLSVHIETVEAVENLDDILAAGLADVYFIGPGDLAVSMGYGHDLNHRDVLDTIERCIRKIAASGNIAGTYVGTPERAAEAISWGANYLVTAITPHMVNGAKHYLQIKNN from the coding sequence ATGCGTTTCCCGGATTTTAAACAACGGCTCCACGAGGGGCCATTACACGGTTGCTTTGTCACCTTTCCTTCTGCCGCGATGACGGAATTTACTGCCGCAATGGGATTTGATTTTGTGCTTATCGATAACGAGCACGGCAATATGAATCCTGAGACAGTAGAAGATATGGTACGCGCCTCCCACAGCCAGCAGGTGCCCTGTCTGGTACGGGTTCCGTACAACCGCGCCGAATACACAAGAAAAGCGCTGGATTTCGGTGCTGACGGGGTACAGGTCCCACTGGTCAATACCGCAGAAGATGCCCGCCTCGCCAGTCGGCCAACGCTGTTTCCACCACAGGGCGATCGCGGAGTCGCCTTCCTGCCACGCTCGGCGAATTACGGGATGTGTGCGGATAAAGCGCGTTATCTGACAGAAGCCAACGCGGCGCGGGTGCTGTCTGTACATATTGAAACCGTGGAGGCGGTAGAGAACCTGGATGACATTCTGGCTGCGGGACTGGCTGACGTTTATTTCATCGGCCCGGGAGATTTAGCCGTATCAATGGGTTACGGACATGATTTGAACCATCGTGATGTACTGGACACCATTGAGCGCTGTATCCGCAAAATCGCTGCCAGTGGCAACATCGCCGGAACCTATGTTGGTACACCGGAACGCGCGGCAGAAGCCATAAGCTGGGGCGCCAACTACCTGGTGACGGCTATCACCCCGCATATGGTAAACGGCGCGAAACACTACTTACAAATCAAAAATAACTAA
- the mdtM gene encoding multidrug efflux MFS transporter MdtM, protein MQWIIEFFKRHATTLFFPMALILYDFAAYLSTDLIQPGIINVVREFDADVSLAPAAVSLYLAGGMALQWLLGPLSDRIGRRPVLVTGALIFALACTATLFTTSMTQFLAARVVQGTSICFIATVGYVTVQEAFGQTKAIKLMAIITSIVLVAPIIGPLSGAALMHFVHWKVLFAIIAVMGFIAFMGLLLAMPETVQRGAVPFSAIGVVRDFRDVFRNRVFLFGVATISLSYIPMMSWVAVSPVILIDAGGMSSSQFAWVQVPVFGAVIVANMVVARFVKDPTDPRFIWRAVPIQLSGLFVLIAGNLFWPHVWLWSVLGTSLYAFGIGLIFPTLFRFTLFTNNLPKGTVSASLNMVILAVMAVSVEIGRGLWFNGGRIPFHLLAVIAGVAVVFTLKGLLARVRQYQATELATEK, encoded by the coding sequence ATGCAATGGATTATTGAGTTTTTCAAGCGGCACGCCACGACGCTGTTCTTTCCGATGGCGCTGATTCTGTACGATTTTGCCGCCTATCTGTCGACGGACCTGATTCAGCCAGGCATCATCAACGTCGTGAGAGAGTTTGATGCCGATGTCAGTCTGGCACCGGCAGCGGTCAGTCTTTATCTCGCGGGGGGGATGGCGCTGCAATGGCTGCTGGGGCCGCTTTCCGACAGGATCGGTCGTCGTCCGGTACTGGTCACGGGGGCGCTCATTTTTGCTCTCGCCTGTACCGCCACGCTGTTCACCACCTCAATGACACAGTTCCTGGCGGCACGCGTGGTGCAGGGCACCAGCATCTGCTTTATCGCGACGGTCGGTTATGTCACGGTGCAGGAAGCGTTCGGGCAGACAAAAGCCATCAAGCTGATGGCGATCATCACCTCTATCGTGCTGGTGGCGCCGATCATCGGCCCGCTTTCCGGCGCGGCGCTGATGCACTTCGTCCACTGGAAAGTGCTGTTTGCCATTATTGCGGTGATGGGTTTTATCGCCTTTATGGGCCTGTTGCTGGCGATGCCGGAAACGGTCCAGCGCGGTGCGGTGCCATTTAGCGCGATCGGTGTCGTACGCGATTTCCGTGATGTCTTTCGCAACCGCGTGTTCCTCTTTGGGGTCGCCACGATCTCGCTGAGCTACATCCCGATGATGAGCTGGGTCGCCGTTTCCCCGGTGATCCTGATCGACGCGGGCGGCATGAGTTCCTCACAGTTCGCCTGGGTGCAGGTCCCGGTATTTGGTGCGGTGATCGTCGCCAACATGGTCGTTGCACGTTTTGTGAAAGATCCGACCGACCCACGCTTTATCTGGCGTGCGGTGCCGATTCAACTCAGCGGCCTGTTTGTCCTGATTGCCGGGAACCTTTTCTGGCCTCACGTGTGGCTGTGGTCGGTACTGGGCACCAGCCTGTATGCGTTTGGTATCGGGCTTATCTTCCCGACGCTGTTTCGCTTCACGCTGTTTACCAACAATCTGCCGAAAGGCACCGTGTCAGCCTCGCTGAACATGGTTATCCTGGCGGTCATGGCCGTTTCCGTCGAAATCGGGCGTGGACTGTGGTTTAACGGCGGCAGGATCCCGTTTCACCTGCTGGCGGTGATTGCGGGTGTGGCGGTGGTATTCACGTTGAAAGGGTTGTTAGCGCGGGTGCGTCAGTATCAGGCAACGGAGCTGGCAACAGAGAAGTAA
- a CDS encoding NAD-binding protein, giving the protein MKPVLGFIGLGIMGKPMVRNLLKAGYTVHAYSIVPQDVEEIARDGAIGQTSARAVAEAAEVTITMVPNTPQVEDVLFGENGLAPALREGKVIIDMSTISSLATRNFAEKIKALGANMLDAPVSGGDKGAKGGALSIMVGGDTQVFEQCKPILDVLGSRVTHVGEHGAGQVVKSCNQVLAAATMAALGEALVMGAKAGVNPAKIVEVLSAGYARCGALDIRGNLILERNFAPGFMTRLQYKDLNLAMELSQGIDSPMPIASLVRELYKTCMAQGTGNEDHSNIIKVFEQLSGIEVQARS; this is encoded by the coding sequence ATGAAACCAGTTTTAGGCTTTATTGGTCTGGGCATTATGGGCAAACCAATGGTGCGCAACCTGTTGAAAGCAGGCTACACCGTCCATGCCTACAGCATTGTGCCGCAGGATGTGGAAGAGATTGCCCGCGATGGCGCCATCGGTCAGACCTCTGCCCGTGCCGTGGCGGAAGCGGCAGAAGTCACCATCACCATGGTGCCCAACACGCCACAGGTTGAAGATGTGCTGTTCGGGGAAAATGGCCTCGCGCCTGCGCTACGGGAAGGTAAAGTCATTATCGACATGAGTACCATCTCGTCCCTCGCCACCCGCAACTTTGCGGAGAAGATCAAAGCGCTGGGCGCGAATATGCTGGATGCCCCGGTGAGCGGCGGCGACAAAGGGGCGAAAGGAGGAGCGCTCTCCATCATGGTGGGCGGCGACACGCAGGTGTTTGAACAGTGCAAACCAATCCTGGATGTACTGGGCAGTCGCGTCACCCACGTGGGCGAACACGGTGCAGGTCAGGTAGTGAAATCCTGCAACCAGGTGCTGGCCGCCGCCACTATGGCCGCGCTGGGTGAAGCGCTGGTCATGGGTGCCAAGGCGGGCGTGAATCCGGCAAAAATTGTGGAAGTGCTCTCCGCAGGCTACGCACGCTGCGGCGCGCTGGATATCCGTGGGAACCTGATTCTGGAACGCAACTTCGCCCCCGGGTTCATGACCCGCTTACAGTACAAAGATCTCAATCTGGCGATGGAACTAAGTCAGGGGATTGACTCCCCGATGCCGATCGCCAGCCTGGTGCGTGAGTTGTACAAAACGTGCATGGCACAGGGTACAGGAAACGAAGACCATTCAAACATTATCAAAGTCTTTGAGCAGCTTTCCGGCATCGAAGTACAGGCAAGGAGCTAA
- the metC gene encoding cystathionine beta-lyase, whose protein sequence is MKDSVKLETQLIIAGRDKRYTQGAVNPVIQRASSLVFDTVKDKKFATANRANGELFYGRRGTYTHFAFQKAMSELEGGVGCALYPCGAAAVTNAILAFVQSGDHLLMTGAAYEPTQDFCNKILSKFNVETTYYDPMIGAGIVDLIRPETKVVFLESPSSITMEVQDVPGMVKAIRAVNPEIVIMIDNTWAAGVLFKALDYGVDISIQAGTKYTIGHSDGMLGTAVSNARCWDQLRENSYLMGQTLDADTAYNGSRGLRTLSVRLKQHQESSIQIARWLSARAEVARVNHPALPECPGHEYFTRDFSGSSGLFSFVLKKRLTDEQLANFLDNFSLFHMAYSWGGFESLILANQPEELNSIRPAGDVDFSGTLVRVHIGLEDVGDLIADLEAGFARIA, encoded by the coding sequence ATGAAAGATTCAGTGAAACTCGAAACCCAGTTGATCATCGCCGGACGCGATAAACGCTATACCCAGGGTGCGGTAAACCCGGTTATCCAGCGCGCCTCTTCGCTGGTGTTTGATACCGTGAAGGACAAAAAATTCGCCACCGCCAATCGCGCAAACGGCGAGTTGTTTTACGGTCGCCGTGGCACTTATACCCACTTCGCGTTCCAGAAGGCGATGAGTGAACTGGAAGGCGGCGTCGGCTGCGCGCTTTACCCGTGCGGCGCGGCGGCGGTGACAAACGCGATCCTCGCGTTTGTACAGAGCGGCGATCATCTGCTGATGACCGGCGCGGCGTATGAACCGACACAGGATTTCTGCAATAAGATCCTGAGTAAATTCAACGTCGAAACAACGTACTACGATCCGATGATTGGCGCCGGGATTGTCGACCTGATCCGCCCGGAAACCAAAGTGGTGTTTCTTGAATCACCGAGCTCGATCACGATGGAAGTTCAGGATGTGCCGGGAATGGTGAAGGCGATCCGCGCGGTGAATCCGGAGATCGTCATTATGATCGACAACACCTGGGCGGCGGGCGTGCTGTTTAAGGCGCTGGACTACGGGGTGGATATCTCGATTCAGGCGGGGACTAAATACACGATCGGCCACTCGGATGGCATGCTGGGAACGGCGGTGTCCAATGCGCGCTGCTGGGATCAATTGCGCGAGAACTCGTATCTGATGGGGCAAACGCTGGATGCTGATACCGCGTATAACGGCAGTCGTGGCCTGCGCACGCTGTCGGTGCGCCTGAAGCAGCATCAGGAAAGCAGTATTCAGATTGCGCGCTGGTTGTCAGCACGAGCGGAAGTGGCGCGAGTAAATCATCCGGCGCTGCCGGAGTGTCCGGGGCACGAATACTTCACGCGTGATTTCAGCGGCAGTTCCGGTCTGTTCTCGTTTGTGCTGAAAAAACGACTGACGGATGAGCAGTTAGCGAACTTCCTTGATAACTTCTCTCTGTTCCATATGGCTTATTCGTGGGGCGGGTTTGAGTCGCTGATTCTGGCAAACCAGCCGGAGGAGTTGAACAGTATTCGCCCGGCCGGAGATGTCGATTTCAGCGGGACGCTGGTGAGGGTGCATATCGGTCTGGAAGATGTCGGCGATTTGATTGCCGACCTTGAAGCCGGCTTTGCCCGCATCGCGTAA
- a CDS encoding helix-turn-helix domain-containing protein has protein sequence MTHTRDIPQSFWRDERLTWLELRSTWRSHQAYKRHHHPQLSIGAILEGETCCVSHGKEYRLQVGDLIVIPPLVPHSCNPVDGQFRSYHMLYLDADWCLAQLPELTPHTPLFAPNPVVRNPQRFQHFLDLVALMEKRQTAPLVDAARLLLRALPLQSGNPQRSRATSQSLKARLQRNLLSPPSLDDVAQEFGMRKETLIRTFKQDTGLTPGSYLNIARIDFARTRLRAGDDIADVGYQSGFADQSHFHRTFVSYTAATPRQYARARSISDNN, from the coding sequence GTGACCCATACCCGAGATATTCCGCAATCGTTCTGGCGCGATGAACGGCTTACGTGGCTGGAACTGCGCAGCACCTGGCGCAGTCATCAGGCCTATAAGCGTCATCATCATCCGCAACTCTCTATTGGGGCCATTCTGGAAGGTGAAACCTGCTGCGTCAGCCACGGCAAAGAATATCGCCTGCAGGTGGGCGATCTGATTGTGATCCCGCCACTGGTGCCTCACAGCTGTAACCCTGTCGACGGACAGTTTCGCAGCTACCATATGCTCTACCTTGACGCCGACTGGTGCCTTGCTCAGTTGCCCGAACTGACGCCCCACACACCACTCTTCGCACCGAATCCGGTGGTCCGCAACCCACAACGCTTTCAGCACTTTCTGGATCTTGTTGCGTTAATGGAGAAGCGGCAAACCGCACCGCTTGTCGATGCCGCCCGCCTCCTGTTGCGCGCGCTCCCCTTGCAGTCAGGAAATCCGCAGCGTTCGCGTGCGACCAGTCAGTCTCTGAAAGCGCGACTGCAACGCAATTTGCTTTCTCCACCGTCGCTTGATGACGTCGCGCAAGAGTTCGGCATGCGTAAAGAAACGCTGATCCGCACCTTTAAGCAGGACACCGGTCTGACGCCGGGCAGCTATCTGAACATCGCGCGGATCGATTTTGCCAGGACGCGACTGCGCGCCGGAGACGACATCGCCGACGTCGGCTATCAGAGCGGTTTTGCCGACCAGAGTCATTTCCACCGTACCTTTGTCAGCTATACCGCCGCCACGCCGCGCCAGTATGCGCGGGCACGATCAATATCAGACAATAATTAG